Below is a genomic region from Escherichia ruysiae.
ATGCCGCTGGAATACCCAGTAACAATCATCTTCGGGCCGCCCTCTTTGACCGTCACTTCCTCACTAACCACAAAGCTCATACTCGCCTCCTTTTTTCGAGTGAAACTTGTTCACCTTAGTCGAGAATGGCGAATTTTGCATAATAGCCAATGAGAATATTAATGTGCCTGACCGCGCAATTTCGCTATCGTTTTCACTCCCAACACGACGATACCACCGATGATAAAACCAAGAATCAGATTTAAAACAGTCGGTAATATCATTGCGACCAGCGCACTCTGCTGCCCGGCGAAATGTTCAATCGCATGATGCAGCGGCGCGATGCCATGTATCACAATACCGCCGCCGACCAGGAACATCGCCAACGTACCGACTATCGATAACGCTTTCATCAGCCAGGGGGCAATAATCAACAACCCCTTGCCTGTCGCTTGCATAACCGTACTGGATTTTTCCACCAGCCAGTAGCCCAAATCATCAATTTTAACGATGATACCCACCAGACCATAAACACCCACGGTCACGACCAGTGCGATCCCTGAAAGTACCAGCACCTGATTAAGCAACGGCGCTTCCGCCACAATCCCCAGCGTGATGGCAACGATTTCCGCAGACAAAATAAAATCGGTTCGAATCGCCCCTTTTATTTTGTCCTTTTCAAACTTCAGTGGATCTTGCGCCGCCAGTGCCTCCAGACG
It encodes:
- a CDS encoding DUF808 domain-containing protein, yielding MLLAGSSLLTLLDDIATLLDDISVMGKLAAKKTAGVLGDDLSLNAQQVSGVRANRELPVVWGVAKGSLINKVILVPLALIISAFIPWAITPLLMIGGAFLCFEGVEKVLHMLEARKHKDDPAQSQQRLEALAAQDPLKFEKDKIKGAIRTDFILSAEIVAITLGIVAEAPLLNQVLVLSGIALVVTVGVYGLVGIIVKIDDLGYWLVEKSSTVMQATGKGLLIIAPWLMKALSIVGTLAMFLVGGGIVIHGIAPLHHAIEHFAGQQSALVAMILPTVLNLILGFIIGGIVVLGVKTIAKLRGQAH